The following coding sequences are from one Streptomyces venezuelae window:
- a CDS encoding amino acid ABC transporter permease, which produces MSSDTLAKPAPVPEPRESTELPAEPRIVPRPRAGQWTAAVVVLVLLALAATSVVRNDAFQWDVVGDYFTSASVLRGLGLTLWLTALVMALGFALGTLLALGRLSANPVLRAVSWGYVWFFRSMPILVQLLFWFNIGALYPQLFGVKTVNLLGPVTIAVIGLTLHEAAYAAEVVRGGILSVDRGQTEAAQSLGLGRWRRWRRIVLPQAMRSIVPPAGNMLIGTLKGTSIVSVIAVQDLLYSVQLVYHRTYQVIPLLMVATTWYVVVTSVLGVGQYYVERHYAKGSERAR; this is translated from the coding sequence ATGTCTTCCGACACCCTCGCCAAACCGGCGCCGGTCCCCGAGCCCCGCGAATCCACCGAACTCCCCGCCGAGCCGCGCATCGTGCCCCGCCCCCGCGCGGGACAGTGGACGGCGGCCGTCGTCGTCCTCGTCCTGCTCGCGCTGGCGGCCACCTCCGTCGTACGCAACGACGCGTTCCAATGGGACGTCGTCGGCGACTACTTCACCTCCGCCTCCGTGCTGCGCGGGCTCGGGCTCACGCTCTGGCTGACCGCCCTCGTCATGGCGCTCGGCTTCGCCCTCGGCACGCTCCTCGCCCTGGGCAGGCTCTCCGCCAACCCCGTGCTGCGGGCGGTGAGCTGGGGGTACGTCTGGTTCTTCAGGTCGATGCCGATCCTGGTGCAGCTGCTCTTCTGGTTCAACATCGGTGCGCTGTACCCGCAGCTGTTCGGCGTGAAGACGGTGAACCTGCTCGGCCCCGTCACCATCGCCGTCATCGGGCTCACCCTGCACGAGGCCGCGTACGCCGCCGAAGTGGTGCGCGGCGGGATCCTCTCCGTCGACCGCGGGCAGACCGAGGCCGCGCAGTCGCTGGGTCTCGGGCGGTGGCGCAGGTGGCGGCGGATCGTCCTGCCGCAGGCCATGCGGTCCATCGTGCCGCCGGCCGGGAACATGCTGATCGGCACCCTCAAGGGCACCTCGATCGTCTCCGTCATCGCCGTGCAGGACCTGCTCTACTCCGTGCAGCTCGTCTACCACCGCACCTACCAGGTCATCCCGCTGCTCATGGTCGCCACCACCTGGTACGTCGTGGTCACCTCGGTGCTCGGCGTCGGCCAGTACTACGTCGAGCGGCACTACGCCAAGGGCTCGGAGCGTGCCCGGTGA
- a CDS encoding S1 family peptidase, with protein sequence MRIKRTIPHNGISRHTRLLAVATGLVAAGALAVPAATAQDGAATFSAAQLEQASDAVLGADVAGTAWGVDPKTKQVVVTADSTVSKAEIAKLKDAAGSNADALKIERTPGKFQKYISGGDAIYASSWRCSLGFNVRNSAGAYYFLTAGHCTDGATTWWANSAKTTVLGTTSGSSFPTNDYGIVRYTNNSITKSGTVGSQDITRAADPTVGQNVTRRGSTTGTHSGRVTALNQTVNYGGGDVVYGMIKTTVCAEPGDSGGPLYSGSTALGLTSGGSGNCSSGGTTFFQPVTEALRAYNVSVY encoded by the coding sequence GTGAGGATCAAGCGCACCATCCCCCACAACGGCATATCAAGACACACCCGTCTGCTCGCCGTGGCCACCGGGCTCGTCGCCGCCGGAGCGCTCGCCGTGCCCGCGGCCACCGCGCAGGACGGCGCCGCCACCTTCAGCGCAGCGCAGCTGGAACAGGCCAGTGACGCCGTCCTCGGCGCCGACGTCGCCGGCACCGCCTGGGGCGTCGACCCGAAGACCAAGCAGGTCGTCGTGACCGCCGACAGCACGGTCTCCAAGGCCGAGATCGCGAAGCTCAAGGACGCGGCGGGAAGCAACGCCGACGCGCTGAAGATCGAACGCACCCCCGGGAAGTTCCAGAAGTACATCTCCGGCGGCGACGCGATCTACGCGAGCAGCTGGCGCTGCTCGCTCGGCTTCAACGTGCGCAACAGCGCCGGCGCCTACTACTTCCTGACCGCCGGTCACTGCACCGACGGGGCGACCACCTGGTGGGCCAACTCGGCGAAGACCACCGTGCTCGGCACCACGTCGGGCTCCAGCTTCCCGACGAACGACTACGGCATCGTGCGCTACACGAACAACTCCATCACCAAGTCCGGCACCGTGGGGAGCCAGGACATCACCCGCGCCGCCGACCCGACCGTCGGACAGAACGTCACCCGGCGCGGCTCCACGACCGGTACGCACAGCGGCCGCGTCACCGCCCTGAACCAGACGGTGAACTACGGTGGCGGCGACGTCGTCTACGGCATGATCAAGACCACGGTCTGCGCCGAGCCGGGCGACAGCGGCGGCCCGCTGTACTCGGGCTCCACGGCCCTCGGTCTGACCTCCGGCGGCAGCGGCAACTGCTCGTCGGGCGGCACCACGTTCTTCCAGCCGGTCACCGAGGCGCTGCGCGCGTACAACGTCAGCGTCTACTGA
- a CDS encoding NtaA/DmoA family FMN-dependent monooxygenase (This protein belongs to a clade of FMN-dependent monooxygenases, within a broader family of flavin-dependent oxidoreductases, the luciferase-like monooxygenase (LMM) family, some of whose members use coenzyme F420 rather than FMN.), whose amino-acid sequence MTQRHETTQRPKPVHLAAHFPGVNSTTVWSDPASGSHIDFSSFASLARTAERGLFDFFFLAEGLRLREHKGRIHDLDVVGRPESLTVLTALAAVTERLGLAGTVNATFNEPFELARRFAALDHLSAGRAAWNVVTTSDAFTGENFRRGGYLDRADRYTRAAEFLATARELWDSWTPDGRPRPFAHHGRHFSVEGEFTAPRSPQGHPVVIQAGDSPEGREFAASAADVIFTRHGTLEAGREFYADVKGRLAKYGRSADDLKIMPGVTFVLGDTAAEAQEKATEIRRKQVSPQNAILALEQVWGVDLSAYDPDGPLPDIDPDPDSELVQGRVKIGDPFAVAAKWRALSEAKGLSIRQTVIETTAHQSFIGTPDRVAADLTEFVRTDAADGFILVPHLTPGGLDDFVDRVVPLLQERGAYRTAYEGTTLRSHLGLREPVWKG is encoded by the coding sequence ATGACACAGCGACACGAGACGACCCAGCGACCCAAGCCCGTCCACCTCGCCGCCCACTTCCCCGGCGTCAACAGCACCACCGTCTGGTCCGACCCCGCATCCGGCTCGCACATCGACTTCTCGTCCTTCGCGTCGCTCGCCCGCACCGCCGAACGCGGCCTCTTCGACTTCTTCTTCCTCGCCGAAGGGCTGCGGCTGCGCGAGCACAAGGGGCGCATCCACGACCTGGACGTCGTCGGGCGGCCCGAATCGCTGACCGTCCTGACCGCGCTCGCCGCCGTCACCGAGCGGCTCGGGCTCGCCGGCACCGTCAACGCGACGTTCAACGAACCCTTCGAGCTGGCCCGCAGGTTCGCCGCCCTCGACCACCTGAGCGCGGGGCGCGCCGCCTGGAACGTGGTCACCACGTCGGACGCGTTCACCGGCGAGAACTTCCGGCGCGGCGGCTACCTCGACCGGGCCGACCGGTACACCCGCGCCGCCGAGTTCCTGGCGACCGCCCGCGAACTGTGGGACTCCTGGACGCCGGACGGCAGGCCGCGGCCGTTCGCGCACCACGGGCGGCACTTCTCCGTCGAGGGCGAGTTCACCGCGCCCCGCTCCCCGCAGGGGCACCCCGTCGTCATCCAGGCGGGCGACTCACCGGAGGGGCGGGAGTTCGCCGCGTCCGCCGCCGACGTGATCTTCACGCGGCACGGCACGCTGGAGGCAGGACGGGAGTTCTACGCCGACGTGAAGGGCCGTCTCGCGAAGTACGGGCGCTCCGCCGACGACCTGAAGATCATGCCCGGGGTCACCTTCGTCCTCGGCGACACCGCGGCCGAGGCACAGGAGAAGGCCACCGAGATCCGCCGCAAGCAGGTCTCCCCGCAGAACGCGATCCTCGCCCTCGAACAGGTCTGGGGCGTCGACCTCTCCGCGTACGACCCGGACGGGCCGCTGCCCGACATCGACCCGGACCCGGACTCCGAACTCGTCCAGGGCCGGGTGAAGATCGGCGACCCCTTCGCCGTCGCCGCCAAGTGGCGGGCACTGTCCGAGGCCAAGGGGCTCTCCATCCGCCAGACCGTCATCGAGACCACGGCACACCAGTCCTTCATCGGCACCCCGGACCGGGTCGCCGCCGACCTGACGGAGTTCGTGCGCACCGACGCCGCCGACGGCTTCATCCTCGTGCCGCACCTCACCCCCGGCGGCCTCGACGACTTCGTGGACCGGGTGGTGCCGCTGCTCCAGGAGCGCGGCGCGTACCGCACGGCGTACGAGGGCACGACGCTCCGCTCCCACCTCGGGCTGCGCGAGCCGGTATGGAAGGGTTGA
- a CDS encoding slipin family protein yields MVEELVAVGLTLGSVGAVYAMAAARVIKQYERGVVLRLGKLQSSVRGPGFTMIVPLVDRLHRVNMQIVTMPVPAQDGITRDNVTVRVDAVIYFKVMDAAEAVVEVEDYRFAVSQMAQTSLRSIIGKSNLDDLLSNREKLNQGLELMIDSPAIGWGVQIDRVEIKDVSLPETMKRSMARQAEADRERRARVINADAELQASKKLAEAAHEMSEEPAALQLRLLQTVVAVAAEKNSTLVLPFPVELLRFLERAQQGAQPQSRGNYAEPGKLADSGAGDAEAGELGPAAGSRSGQD; encoded by the coding sequence ATGGTCGAGGAGCTGGTGGCGGTGGGGCTGACCCTCGGGTCGGTCGGAGCGGTCTACGCGATGGCGGCGGCGCGCGTCATCAAACAGTACGAGCGGGGTGTGGTGCTGCGCCTCGGAAAGCTCCAGAGCTCCGTGCGCGGACCGGGGTTCACCATGATCGTGCCGCTGGTGGACCGGCTCCACCGCGTCAACATGCAGATCGTGACGATGCCGGTGCCCGCCCAGGACGGCATCACGCGCGACAACGTCACGGTCCGCGTCGACGCCGTCATCTACTTCAAGGTGATGGACGCCGCCGAGGCGGTCGTCGAGGTGGAGGACTACCGCTTCGCGGTCTCGCAGATGGCACAGACGTCACTGCGCTCCATCATCGGCAAGAGCAACCTGGACGACCTGCTGTCCAACCGGGAGAAGCTCAACCAGGGCCTGGAGCTGATGATCGACTCCCCGGCCATCGGGTGGGGCGTGCAGATCGACCGCGTCGAGATCAAGGACGTGTCGCTGCCCGAGACGATGAAGCGGTCCATGGCCCGCCAGGCGGAGGCCGACCGCGAGCGGCGCGCCCGCGTCATCAACGCCGACGCCGAACTCCAGGCCTCCAAGAAGCTCGCCGAGGCCGCCCATGAGATGTCCGAGGAGCCCGCGGCGCTCCAACTCCGGCTCCTGCAGACCGTGGTGGCCGTCGCCGCCGAGAAGAACTCCACCCTCGTCCTGCCCTTCCCCGTGGAGCTTCTCCGCTTCCTGGAACGAGCCCAGCAGGGAGCGCAGCCGCAGTCTCGGGGGAATTACGCGGAGCCAGGGAAGCTGGCGGATTCCGGAGCGGGAGACGCGGAAGCCGGAGAGCTCGGACCTGCCGCAGGGTCGAGATCCGGACAGGACTAG
- a CDS encoding LLM class flavin-dependent oxidoreductase — MPSLHLAVAIDRPDTHEAAPYLESALLAEHGALDFVTLHDSFARPGPDALAVAARIAPGTARIGLVPTVTTTHTEPFHVQAAVATLDWVSHGRAGWALDVSATEAEARLFGRRRAAPREELWREAGDVAEAAARLWDSWEDDAEIRDVATGRFIDRDKLHYADFAGRTFSVRGPSIVPRPPQGHPVRVVDATAPQARETAARHADVALVRAASVERADTARAELRGLAARYGRDPQTLLVFAALDVDLGGGEHAAEPGHGGGPLPTAGGPAYRGGPVDLAELIADWHRAGAVDGFHLTPAEPRRDLERLVNGTVALLQHRGLFRTFYPGSTLREHLGLARPANRYAAITGESA, encoded by the coding sequence ATGCCTTCCCTCCACCTCGCCGTCGCCATCGACCGGCCCGACACCCACGAAGCGGCCCCCTACCTCGAATCGGCGCTCCTCGCCGAGCACGGCGCGCTCGACTTCGTGACGCTCCACGACTCCTTCGCGCGCCCCGGGCCCGACGCGCTCGCCGTGGCCGCCAGGATCGCGCCCGGCACCGCGCGGATCGGCCTCGTGCCGACCGTCACGACCACGCACACCGAGCCGTTCCACGTGCAGGCCGCCGTGGCGACCCTCGACTGGGTCAGCCACGGGCGGGCCGGCTGGGCGCTCGACGTCTCGGCGACGGAGGCCGAGGCACGGCTCTTCGGGCGGCGGAGAGCGGCGCCGCGCGAGGAGCTGTGGCGGGAGGCCGGTGACGTCGCCGAAGCCGCGGCCCGGCTGTGGGACAGCTGGGAGGACGACGCGGAGATACGGGACGTGGCGACCGGCCGCTTCATCGACCGGGACAAGCTGCACTACGCCGACTTCGCGGGCCGTACGTTCTCGGTGCGCGGGCCCTCCATCGTGCCGCGCCCGCCGCAGGGCCACCCGGTGCGGGTCGTCGACGCGACCGCGCCGCAGGCCCGCGAGACCGCCGCACGGCACGCGGACGTCGCCCTGGTGCGCGCCGCCTCCGTCGAGCGGGCCGACACCGCGCGCGCCGAACTGCGCGGCCTGGCCGCCCGGTACGGGCGCGACCCGCAGACGCTGCTCGTCTTCGCCGCCCTCGACGTCGACCTCGGCGGCGGCGAGCACGCCGCCGAACCGGGCCACGGCGGCGGCCCGCTGCCCACCGCCGGAGGCCCCGCCTACCGCGGCGGGCCCGTCGACCTCGCCGAGCTCATCGCCGACTGGCACCGCGCGGGCGCCGTCGACGGCTTCCACCTCACACCCGCCGAGCCACGGCGTGACCTGGAGCGGCTCGTCAACGGCACCGTCGCGCTGCTCCAGCACCGCGGCCTGTTCCGCACCTTCTATCCGGGCAGCACGCTCCGCGAACACCTCGGGCTCGCCCGGCCCGCCAACCGGTACGCAGCGATCACGGGGGAGTCCGCATGA
- a CDS encoding DUF1684 domain-containing protein — translation MSTGHPADAAQDWKHWHEQRTETVSAPYGPLSLTGTHWLADHPEGHLPGIPGHWADTPDAVVLTTGSDDGLAVDGAPFTGEVRLGADGGPVADARVALGGRRLVVIRREGLWAVRDFDPDAPARRAFRSIDATAYDERWAVPGRFTPYDEDRTVTVGNADGKERGLGLGGELSFRIGGVEHVLKVSIEADGSLWAVFADATSGISSYRFRFLRPAAPDADGRTTVDFNRALLPPCAFADHFICPFPPPGNTLPVDIAAGERNLKGRP, via the coding sequence ATGAGCACCGGGCACCCCGCGGACGCGGCACAGGACTGGAAGCACTGGCACGAGCAGCGGACGGAGACCGTGTCGGCCCCCTACGGGCCGCTCTCCCTCACCGGCACGCACTGGCTCGCCGACCACCCGGAGGGACACCTCCCCGGCATCCCCGGGCACTGGGCGGACACGCCCGACGCGGTCGTCCTGACGACAGGTTCGGACGACGGCCTCGCCGTGGACGGTGCGCCCTTCACCGGCGAGGTCCGCCTCGGCGCCGACGGCGGTCCTGTCGCCGATGCCCGTGTCGCCCTCGGCGGGCGCCGTCTCGTCGTGATACGGCGCGAAGGCCTGTGGGCGGTGCGCGACTTCGACCCGGACGCCCCCGCGCGCCGCGCCTTCCGCTCCATCGACGCCACCGCGTACGACGAGCGCTGGGCGGTGCCGGGGCGGTTCACCCCGTACGACGAGGACCGGACCGTCACGGTCGGCAACGCGGACGGCAAGGAGCGCGGGCTCGGACTCGGCGGTGAACTCTCCTTCAGGATCGGGGGAGTCGAGCACGTCCTCAAGGTGAGCATCGAGGCCGACGGGTCGCTGTGGGCGGTCTTCGCGGATGCCACCAGTGGCATTTCCAGCTACCGCTTCCGCTTCCTGCGGCCCGCCGCACCGGACGCCGACGGCCGCACCACCGTCGACTTCAACCGTGCGCTGCTGCCCCCGTGCGCCTTCGCCGACCACTTCATCTGCCCTTTCCCGCCGCCCGGCAACACGCTGCCCGTCGACATCGCGGCGGGAGAGCGGAACCTCAAGGGCAGGCCCTAG
- a CDS encoding ABC transporter substrate-binding protein, producing the protein MSTPPQSRRIPAAFALITAATLALTACGAGGDAAGPAGAAAPAGGGAKIPTADVVSSVRKNESAARLLPEDVRAAGSLSVASSVGGTPPGALYLEDGRTIVGQDIDFADAVAKVLGLRLKREAASFEAILPALGSGKYDLGTGNFGVTDERRKTIDFVTYINDGQGFAVRQDSRLKKVTDFEQLCGLNVATGVGTTFEVTLEDNKHVCEEAGKKPYSVKTYAEQGAIWAALQQGRADVVMSTINGLRYAVKQQEGLKFLGEYRRLDVGFAFKKGSELTPAFRAAVDRLIEDGTYDRILKKWGTRGSAIERSRISPPEIKD; encoded by the coding sequence ATGAGCACGCCCCCGCAGTCCCGCCGCATCCCGGCGGCCTTCGCCCTGATCACCGCGGCCACCCTCGCCCTGACCGCGTGCGGTGCGGGCGGTGACGCCGCCGGACCGGCCGGCGCCGCCGCTCCGGCCGGCGGGGGCGCGAAGATCCCGACCGCGGATGTCGTGTCCTCGGTCAGGAAGAACGAATCGGCGGCGCGTCTGCTCCCCGAGGACGTACGCGCCGCCGGTTCGCTGTCCGTCGCCTCCTCCGTCGGCGGCACACCGCCCGGCGCGCTCTACCTGGAGGACGGCAGGACGATCGTCGGCCAGGACATCGACTTCGCGGACGCGGTCGCCAAGGTCCTCGGCCTGCGGCTGAAACGGGAGGCGGCGAGCTTCGAGGCGATCCTGCCGGCCCTGGGCAGCGGCAAGTACGACCTCGGAACGGGCAACTTCGGCGTCACCGACGAGCGCCGGAAGACCATCGACTTCGTCACCTACATCAACGACGGCCAGGGCTTCGCCGTCCGCCAGGACAGCAGGCTCAAGAAGGTCACCGACTTCGAGCAGCTGTGCGGCCTGAACGTGGCGACCGGCGTGGGCACCACCTTCGAGGTCACGCTGGAGGACAACAAGCACGTCTGCGAGGAGGCGGGCAAGAAGCCGTACAGCGTGAAGACGTACGCCGAGCAGGGCGCGATCTGGGCCGCGCTCCAGCAGGGCCGCGCCGACGTGGTGATGTCCACCATCAACGGTCTGCGCTACGCGGTGAAACAGCAGGAGGGTCTGAAGTTCCTCGGCGAGTACCGGCGGCTCGACGTCGGCTTCGCCTTCAAGAAGGGCTCGGAGCTCACGCCCGCCTTCCGGGCGGCGGTGGACCGGCTCATCGAGGACGGCACGTACGACCGCATCCTGAAGAAGTGGGGCACGCGGGGCTCGGCGATCGAGCGGTCCCGGATCTCCCCGCCGGAGATCAAGGACTGA
- a CDS encoding FAD/NAD(P)-binding protein: MRRSLVIVGAGPRATGILERLGANAAEMYGDAGLDIHLVDPYPPGGGRIWRHDQSPLLWMNSQAQDVTMFTDETVEVAGPVLPGPALHEWTGRDGRAFLGRREQSAYLRWVYEKAVAALPEGVVVHHHRRRALRVTGARDTRQEVALEGVDAPLDADLVILAQGHLDAELDHEQSDLAAYAERTGLVHLPPDFTADTDLSPLEPGAPVIVRGFGLAFVDLMVLLTEGRGGRYEGDTYHPSGREPILYVGSRRGVPYRSKIGYDWDGERPPLPRYLGPAQIDGLLARPDGYDFRRDVWPLVEKELGFAHYHRLFAAHPDRTRTAWTDFDEKYAACDPGSPELDALVASAVPDPADRLDLTALDHPLAGVRHTSYAALQDGLRAHIADDLARRHDPGHSPDLAVFLGLLSVYGQLMRLGDVGTWWHGFFSYLASGPPGPRLKQLLALSRAGVVRFLGADVQVSAGDGVFRAQSPTLPGQITEARALVEARLPQPTLARTRDPLLRALHAEGAASTAAGLLAVDPADGRVLDRAGTPHPRRFALGPHTDARGAGAFTRPRTNSPTFRQNDATARAVLDFLRTHRTTTTRGTHDAAQ, encoded by the coding sequence GTGAGGCGGTCGCTCGTCATCGTGGGCGCGGGGCCGCGCGCCACCGGCATCCTGGAGCGGCTCGGTGCCAACGCGGCCGAGATGTACGGCGACGCGGGTCTCGACATCCACCTCGTCGACCCCTACCCGCCGGGCGGCGGCCGCATCTGGCGGCACGACCAGTCGCCGCTCCTCTGGATGAACTCGCAGGCCCAGGACGTCACGATGTTCACCGACGAGACCGTGGAGGTCGCAGGACCCGTCCTGCCGGGACCGGCGCTCCACGAGTGGACCGGGCGCGACGGGCGGGCCTTCCTCGGCCGCCGCGAGCAGAGCGCCTACCTGCGCTGGGTGTACGAGAAGGCCGTCGCCGCGCTGCCCGAAGGCGTCGTCGTCCACCACCACCGCCGCAGGGCCCTGCGCGTCACCGGGGCACGCGACACCCGCCAGGAAGTGGCGCTCGAAGGCGTCGACGCGCCCCTCGACGCCGATCTCGTCATCCTCGCGCAGGGGCACCTGGACGCCGAACTCGACCACGAGCAGAGCGACTTGGCCGCGTACGCCGAGCGCACCGGTCTCGTGCACCTGCCGCCCGACTTCACCGCCGACACCGACCTGTCGCCGCTCGAACCCGGGGCCCCCGTCATCGTGCGCGGCTTCGGTCTCGCCTTCGTCGACCTGATGGTTCTCCTCACCGAAGGGCGCGGCGGACGGTACGAAGGGGACACATACCACCCCTCGGGGCGCGAGCCGATCCTGTACGTCGGGTCGCGGCGCGGCGTCCCCTACCGCTCGAAGATCGGCTACGACTGGGACGGCGAACGGCCGCCACTTCCCCGTTACCTGGGCCCCGCCCAGATCGACGGGCTCCTCGCGCGACCCGACGGGTACGACTTCCGGCGCGACGTCTGGCCGCTCGTCGAGAAGGAGCTCGGCTTCGCCCACTACCACCGCCTCTTCGCCGCCCACCCCGACCGCACCCGCACCGCCTGGACCGACTTCGACGAGAAGTACGCGGCCTGCGACCCCGGCAGCCCCGAACTGGACGCCCTCGTCGCCTCCGCCGTGCCCGACCCCGCCGACCGGCTCGACCTCACCGCGCTCGACCACCCGCTGGCAGGCGTGCGCCACACCTCGTACGCGGCGCTGCAGGACGGTCTGCGCGCCCACATCGCCGACGACCTCGCGCGCAGGCACGACCCCGGACACAGCCCCGACCTCGCCGTCTTCCTCGGACTGCTCTCCGTGTACGGGCAGCTGATGCGGCTCGGCGACGTCGGGACGTGGTGGCACGGCTTCTTCAGCTACCTGGCATCGGGGCCGCCGGGCCCCCGCCTGAAGCAGCTGCTCGCCCTCTCCCGCGCCGGAGTCGTCCGGTTCCTCGGCGCGGACGTGCAGGTCAGCGCCGGGGACGGGGTGTTCCGCGCCCAGAGCCCCACTCTGCCCGGACAGATCACCGAGGCCCGCGCGCTCGTCGAGGCGCGGCTCCCGCAGCCCACCCTCGCCCGCACCCGCGACCCGCTCCTGCGCGCCCTGCACGCCGAGGGCGCCGCGTCGACAGCGGCCGGACTCCTCGCCGTGGACCCGGCCGACGGACGCGTGCTCGACCGGGCGGGCACACCCCACCCGCGCCGCTTCGCCCTCGGCCCGCACACCGACGCGCGCGGCGCCGGAGCGTTCACCCGGCCCCGCACCAACAGCCCCACCTTCCGGCAGAACGACGCCACGGCACGCGCCGTACTCGACTTCCTGCGCACCCACAGGACCACGACCACGCGAGGGACCCATGACGCAGCCCAGTGA
- a CDS encoding amino acid ABC transporter ATP-binding protein has protein sequence MTQPSDTPMVDVRSVHKSFGSLPVLKGVDLHVGRGEVTVVIGPSGSGKSTLLRTINHLEKVDAGRITVDGSLIGYRRSGDKLHELPEREVLKQRTRIGFVFQNFNLFPHLTVLENLVEAPVSALKRPRRAAERAARELLERVGLADKAGTYPRQLSGGQQQRVAIARALALEPRLLLFDEPTSALDPELVGEVLDVIKDLARQGTTMIVVTHEIGFAREVADTVVFMDDGRVVEQGAPADVLDRPRHDRTRAFLSKVL, from the coding sequence ATGACGCAGCCCAGTGACACCCCCATGGTCGACGTCCGTTCCGTGCACAAGTCCTTCGGCTCCCTGCCGGTCCTGAAGGGCGTCGACCTGCACGTCGGCCGGGGCGAGGTCACCGTCGTCATCGGGCCGTCCGGATCCGGCAAGTCCACCCTCCTGCGCACCATCAACCACCTGGAGAAGGTCGACGCGGGACGGATCACCGTCGACGGATCGCTCATCGGCTACCGGCGCTCCGGCGACAAGCTGCACGAGCTGCCCGAACGCGAGGTGCTCAAACAGCGCACCCGGATCGGCTTCGTCTTCCAGAACTTCAACCTCTTCCCGCACCTGACCGTCCTGGAGAACCTCGTCGAGGCACCCGTCTCCGCGCTCAAACGACCCCGCCGCGCCGCGGAACGGGCCGCGCGGGAGCTCCTGGAGCGCGTCGGCCTCGCCGACAAGGCCGGCACGTACCCGCGACAGCTCTCCGGCGGACAGCAGCAGCGCGTCGCCATCGCCCGCGCGCTCGCCCTGGAACCGCGCCTGCTCCTCTTCGACGAGCCGACGTCGGCTCTCGACCCCGAACTGGTCGGCGAGGTCCTCGACGTCATCAAGGACCTCGCCCGGCAGGGCACCACGATGATCGTCGTCACCCACGAGATCGGCTTCGCCCGCGAGGTGGCCGACACCGTCGTCTTCATGGACGACGGCCGCGTCGTCGAACAGGGCGCCCCCGCCGACGTACTCGACAGGCCGCGCCACGACCGTACGCGCGCCTTCCTCTCCAAGGTCCTCTAG